The genomic region GATGCTTTGTCTGCGGAAAAATAGAAAAAAGTATGGGTATAGATATAATTAACTGTATTAGAATAATTATATAACGAAATATGGAGAATAAAAACATAATGATCTGAGTTAATCTTTTAACAGTCAGCAACTCATAATCTCTAATAGAGATTGGTTTAAGTTTTTTCTCTGCATATCTGGCTACTCTATACCGAACTTTTCTGTATAGCCAATTTGTTCCGTAAATAAGTGCCACTTGGATAGCAATAACTAACAGAAAAAGCCCTATCCGTTTTAATATGTGTATAAAACTGTTTTTTTCATGTAGTTGTTTAACGACATTGACTATGGCATCTCTATCTTTTTTGGCAAGGGAATCTAACGACATGCCTAACCACATAGCATCTTCTTTTAAGACAGATGTTATTACCTTGTTGGCATACATAATTTCGATTTGTTCGCCATCATCAACCTCTAAAAGGTAGATTGAGTCGGGTTTAACACTACGAGTATCACCCAAGAGAAGAATATTGTGAGTGGTGTTAGCTACTCTGACAGGTACTGTAAAACCACCATAAGAGGTGTAAAAAATGCGTATCGTGTCATCTTCAATAACTACCGGCGTACCTTGAACAAATTGCTTTAAAGAGTCGATAATATCCTTTTTTCGTTGTTCGTGTAGAGAATCTGCGAAAAGCATACCTTTAGTTTTCTCTAACTCAAGCAGATAGCTGGCTTCATTTTGTTTAAGCTGTTGTATTTGTTCGGTTAGCTCAGCTATAATTTGGGAGTCGGATTTTTCGATATTTTCTTCTTTTATCCCTTCCAAAGCATCTTGCTCGGTTCCGAGTATTGCATCTGTGATTTTTGAAAGCTGCCCGTATGCAGGTGTTATAGCCGTAATGACGGCTATCTGTAATGCGAAAAGTAGTTTATATATCTTCATAAGTTTATATTAGTTAAAAGTTAAAAGTTAAAAGTTAAAAGTTTATAAAGTTAAAAGTAGAGACAGAGCATGCCCTGTTTTTACAAAAGTTGAAAGTGTTTGTTGCGACTTCCCTTCACTTCGATTACGCCCAGTGCACTACTTTTACCTTTCTCCTTGCACCTTTTACCTTTATATTTATTTCATTAGGAACATTTTTCCGAACTCTTTGTTGAAAAATTTGTCGATATTTGATGATCGATGTTCAATATTTGTGCCATCAATTGTTGATATAACCCTAAAAAAATAGACACCATTTGCCAATCTGTCACCGTACTGGTCTGTGCCGTCCCATGCAAATTGTGTTAGGTTTTGACCGATTCGTAATGGTCCAAGCTCCGACATCTCAATTTCGCGGACAACTCTGCCCGATACGGTAAAAATCTGTATCCTTAATTCATCGGGCAACCTGTGTCCTGTGATTGTAAAGGCAAAACGTGTGCTTGTGGTAAATGGATTTGGATAATTAAGCAAATGCGTTATGGTACTGCGATTTACAACCTCAAAGCGGATTGCGTAACTGTTGTCGCCAGCCGTGTTGCCGGTTATATCTTTTGCTTTAACTTGCAGTTCGTAAAATCCGTCTGTATCGAAAATGGGATTCCATATTACCTTA from Bacteroidales bacterium harbors:
- a CDS encoding mechanosensitive ion channel codes for the protein MKIYKLLFALQIAVITAITPAYGQLSKITDAILGTEQDALEGIKEENIEKSDSQIIAELTEQIQQLKQNEASYLLELEKTKGMLFADSLHEQRKKDIIDSLKQFVQGTPVVIEDDTIRIFYTSYGGFTVPVRVANTTHNILLLGDTRSVKPDSIYLLEVDDGEQIEIMYANKVITSVLKEDAMWLGMSLDSLAKKDRDAIVNVVKQLHEKNSFIHILKRIGLFLLVIAIQVALIYGTNWLYRKVRYRVARYAEKKLKPISIRDYELLTVKRLTQIIMFLFSIFRYIIILIQLIISIPILFSIFPQTKHLAMTLFGYILTPLKSIFASVIGYIPNLFTIIIIYYLIKFLIRGVKFLASEIEGERLKIPGFYPDWAMPTFNIVRFLLIAFMIAMIYPYLPGSSSGVFQGVSVFVGLIVSLGSGSAIGNIIAGLVITYMRPFRIGDRIKLGEVIGDVIEKTPFVTRLKTPRNEIITMPNSSILSSQVTNLTLSASDYGLIVHANVAVGYEVPWQVAHELLIKAA